In the genome of Pogona vitticeps strain Pit_001003342236 chromosome 13, PviZW2.1, whole genome shotgun sequence, one region contains:
- the MSRB1 gene encoding methionine-R-sulfoxide reductase B1, with protein sequence MAFCAFFGGEVYQNHFEPGIYACSRCGYELFSSKSKYVHSSPWPTFTETIHEDSVSKYLERPGAFKVLCGKCGNGLGHEFINDGPKEGQSRFUIFSSTLRFIPKDKVEKNLRK encoded by the exons ATGGCCTTTTGCGCTTTCTTCGGAGGGGAGGTCTACCAGAACCACTTCGAGCCCG GGATCTACGCCTGCTCCCGATGTGGCTACGAGCTTTTCTCCAGTAAGTCAAAATACGTTCACTCCTCCCCATGGCCAACTTTTACCGAAACGATTCACGAGGACAGCGTCTCCAAGTACTTAGAGCGCCCgggggctttcaag GTCTTATGTGGCAAGTGCGGCAACGGCCTGGGCCACGAGTTTATCAACGATGGCCCAAAGGAGGGCCAGTCTCGCTTCTGAATATTTAGCAGCACCCTCAGGTTTATCCCAAAAG acaaAGTTGAGAAGAACCTGCGGAAATAA